AAACAAGTAGAGCGTTTGCCAACTGCTGTTGCAATATCTAAAAAATACGTTGTCCAATCCGGACGAACCTGTTTTGTCATTATAAAAACCTCTTAAATTGTACCAAAAATTCTATCACCTGCATCACCTATGCCTGGTACGATATAACCATGTTCATTTAAATGGTCATCTACGCAAGCAGTATAAATAGGAACATCAGGATGTTTTTCATTGAATAATTTAATTCCTTCTGGTGCTGATATCAAACACATGAAAATCAGTGATTTAGCACCGCGTTTTTTCAGCATATCCACTGCTGCTACGGCACTGCCACCAGTTGCTAGCATTGGGTCTACCACGAGCAATAATCGTTCTGAAATATCTTTTGGCATCTTGTAGAAATATTCTACTGGTTCTAAAGTTTTTTCATCGCGATACATACCGATATGTCCAATTTTAGCTGCTGGAATTAAATTGATTATGCCATTTACCATACCAAGACCAGCACGAAGTATCGGCACTATTGCAACTTTTTTACCTGCAAGCACTTTTGCATTGCATTTTGCTATAGGTGTTTCAATTTCAATATCTTTTGTTGGAAAATCACGCGTTACTTCATACGCCATGAGCATGGAAATTTCATCTAATAATTGACGAAAATCTTTTGAGCCAGTTTCTTTGCGACGCATAAGAGTAAGCTTATGCTGTATCAATGGATGGTTTATAATATTTACTTTTAAATCTGACATATTTATCCTTCTCAAATCCAATTAGTATAATGGAAATTTCTTACAAATATCTTGAACTTCTGCTTTTGCTTGTTCAATTACTGCTGCATCATCACGGTTTTCAATAACTCTAGCGATGATATCAGCAACTTGACGAATATCGTCTTCTTTTAAGCCTCTTGTAGTAAGTGCAGGTGTACCTAAACGGATACCACTTGTTACAAATGGGCTGAGTGGTTCAAATGGAATAGTATTTCTGTTAGCAGTAATACCAATATCGTCGAGTAAAAATTGTGCTTCTTTACCTGTAATATTTTTAGAACGTAAATCCACAAGCATTAAATGATTATCTGTACCACCAGAAACAATTCTAAAGCCATCTTTTGTGAGTTCTTCTGCAAGTACTGCTGCATTTTTAATAACTTGTTTTTGATATGCTTTAAATTCATCACTCAAAGCTTCTTTAAAAGCAACAGCTTTTGCTGCTATAACGTGCATTAAAGGACCACCTTGAATGCCAGGGAAAATAGCTTTATTAAACTGTTTACCAAATTCTGCATCACGACATAAAATCAAACCACCGCGAGGACCTCTGAGTGTTTTATGTGTAGTAGTTGTTACTACATCAGCATATGGTACTGGGCTTGGATGAAGTCCAGCTGCTACAAGACCTGCGATATGTGCCATATCTACCATGAGATATGCACCTACAGATTTTGCAATCTGTGCCATGCGTTCAAAATCAATGATACGGGAATATGCACTAGCACCACCGACAATTAATTTTGGTTTATGTTCTTTAGCAAGTCTTTCCATTTCATCATAGTCAATACGTTCTGTTTCTTTGTTTACACCATAAGGAACTATTTTAAAGTATTTACCAGAAATGTTAACAGGACTACCATGAGTTAAATGACCGCCATCTGTCAAATTCATACCTAAAATAGTATCGCCTGGTTTTAAAAGTGCAAAGTATACAGCTGTATTAGCTTGTGCACCAGAATGTGGTTGAACATTTGCATATTCAGCACCAAATAATTTTTTAGCGCGGTCAATAGCTAATTGTTCCACTACATCTACATATTCACATCCGCCATAATAGCGTTTTCCAGGATAGCCTTCTGCATATTTATTCGTAAGTACGCTACCTTGTGCTTCCATTACAGCTTTGCTAACGATGTTTTCAGATGCAATCATTTCTAATTTATTGCGTTGACGAGAAAGTTCATTGTCAATTGCTGTTTTTATTTCAGGGTCAACATTTGCTAAGTTTTCTAATAAATTCATGGTAATTCCTCCAAGATATTTTATTTCTGTTCTAGTGCCATAATTTTGTTTACACGACGTTCATGGCGACCGCCTTCAAATTCAGTTGTCATCCAAGTTCTAACAATTTCTTTAGCTATTTCTGGACCAGTTGTGCGTCCACCCATAGCTAATATATTAGCATTGTTATGTTGACGAGACATCTTAGCTGTGTATGTTTCATGACATAATGCAGCTCTAATGCCTTTTACTTTATTGGCTGCAATAGAAATACCAATACCTGTTCCACAAAGAACGATGCCGCGGTCAGCTTCGCCTTTAGCAACTGGTGTGCAAACTTTTTCAGCGATATCAGGATAATCGACTGATTCTTTACCAAAAGTACCCATATCTTCGACTTCTACATCTGGAAATTCTGCTTTTAGTAAATCTTTGATTTCTTCTTTTAATTCCACAGCACCGTGGTCACTGCCAATAACTAACTTCATATTCAAAGGCCTCCTTAATATAAAACATCTATAATTATTTTACCATACTATCAATATAAGGCAACCTATATTAATCAATAAAAATACTATTGAAACCACTTGCCTTATGCAATCTATTCATGATAGCGAGACCAATTCCTTTATCTGTTGTACCTTCTGCAAGTATAATATCCACATCTTTATCATCAAAAAAGCGCAGACATTCATATATCTCTGAAGCAATTGTCAATAAATCTTCTTGATTTCCGTAAATAGCTGTATTTTCATGTTGCAATTTTTCAGCCACTTCAGAGCTTACAACAAGACCGACTTTTTTGCCTTCTCTTTCATAATCAGCTATTTTATTTGCTATAGCATCTGCCATTTTAGCACTACTGCCTTCAAATAAAATCATATTTGCTTTCGGCGCATAATGCTTATATTTCATTCCTGGAGCTTTTGGCACTACATTTTCGCCAACGATAGCTCTGTCTATTTTTACAACAGGAAATAATTCTTCTAACATTTCCTTTGTAATAGCACCTGGGCGCAAAATAATCGGCACATCTTCTGTACAATCCACAATAGTGGACTCTACGCCAAAATGACAAGCACCGCCATCTAAAATCATATCAATGCGGTCATGTAAATCATTATATACAGCTTGCGCTGTTGTAGGACTCGGGCGACCAGATATATTAGCACTTGGCGCAGCTATTGGCGTATTTGACAATCTAATCAATTCTCGCGCTATATCATTATCCGGCATGCGCACAGCTACTGTATTAAGTCCGCCAGTAACAGAACTTGGCACGATATCAGATTTAGGCAAAATAAGCGTTATCGGCCCTGGACAAAATGCTGTCATTATCTTTTTAGCCATTGAATTTACATCATTTACTATTTTATGCAACATTTTCTGGTCATTTATATGCAGTATTAACGGATTATCTGATGGTCTGCCCTTTGCTTTATAAATCTTAGAGGCAGCTTCACTATTTAAACCATCGCCGCCTAAACCGTATACAGTTTCTGTCGGAAATGCCACTAAACCGCCATTTTTTATAAATTCTGCCGCTTTAGTCAATGCTTCATCTTTTATCGAATTTATCTTTACTAATTCACATTCCACGCTAACACCACCCTATCTATTCCAGCATAATCTTTAATAATCTTGATATTCTTCCAGCCATTATCCATTGCTATCTGTTTTACATCTTCTGATTGATAAATACCGATTTCCAAAGCTATAAAACCATTTTCTTTTATATACGCTTTGCCTTCGCTTAGTAATCTACGATAATAGCTGAGCCCATCACCGCCATCAGTCAACGCACTGACTGGTTCATATTCTTTTACATCATCTTCTAATGTAGCGATATCCTTTTGCGGAATATATGGCGGATTAGAAACAATTACATCAAATTTATTATCATTTAACGGCGCAAATAAATCACCTACAAAAAACTCACATCTATCATTTACCTGTAAATTAACAGCATTTTCTTTGGCAACTTCTATTGCCTTTGATGAAATATCAACTGTCTTTCCTTGAGCTTTAGGCAAATTCACAAGCAAAGACAATATAATTGCACCACTACCTGTACCAATATCTACAATTTCTATTTCTTTATCCTTATCCACATTGTTTAAGACATTTTCTACTAAAATTTCTGTATCAGGGCGCGGAATAAGTGTATCTTTTGTAACTTTAAATGGTAAACCCATAAATTCCCTTTCACCTATGATATAGGCAATCGGTACATGCTGTGCTCTTTTTTTAACATATTCTCTGAATTTACTCAGTTCATTTTGCTCCATCGGCTCATCAAAATGCACATATAAATAAATGCGCTCCTGCCTCAAGACATGAGACAGAAGCACTTCGGCATCAAGACGAGCGGACTGTATGTTTTTACTCTTAAAATAATTAACTGTCCAATTGAGCAAAGAATTTATTGTCCAAACATCTTTTTTTTCCATATTATTTTACCTGTTTCAATCTTTCCGTCTGGTCTGCCGTAATCAAAGCGTTTATAATTTCATCGATTTCCCCATTTAATACAAAATCGAGTTTATGAAGTGTAAGACCTATGCGATGGTCTGTCACGCGTCCTTGTGGAAAATTATACGTACGAATGCGTTCACTTCTATCGCCTGAACCAACTTGATTTTTTCTATCAGCAGCGATTTCATTATCTTGAGCTTGTTGTGCTTGTTCTTGCACTTTAGCGCGAAGTACACGCATTGCTTTTTCTTTATTTTTGAGCTGAGATTTTTCATCTTGGCATTGAACTACTATACCAGTCGGTATATGTGTTATACGCACTGCTGTTTCCGTTCTGTTTACATACTGTCCACCAGCACCACTAGCGCAGTACGTATCTATACGTAAATCATTCGGTTTAATATCGACTTCTACTTCTTCAACTTCTGGCAATACCGCTACTGTTACAGCTGAAGTATGCACACGACCAGAAGATTCAGTCTGAGGTACACGCTGTACGCGATGAGTGCCACTTTCATATTTTAATTTACTGTATGCACCGTAACCATTTATACAGAAAGAAATTTCTTTAAATCCACCTAAACCAGTTGGATTAGAGTCGAGTATTTCAACTTTCCAGCCTTGCATTTCTGCATATCTTGAATACATGCGGAATAAATCGCCAGCAAATAAAGCCGCTTCTTCACCGCCAACACCGCCACGAATTTCCATTATGACATTTTTGCTATCATTTGGGTCTTTTGGCAATAATAAAATTGGAAATTCATTTTCTAATTCATCTTTACGAGTTGATAATTCTTTGACTTCTTCTTCCAACATATGGCGCATATCGCTATCAATATCTTCATCAAACATCGCTTTATCTTCATCTATCGTAGCGCAAAGTTTCTTGTATTCACGAAATTTATCCACAATCTCTGTAAGTGCAGCATGTTCTTGATTATATTTTTGCCATTTTTTCATATCAGCAATAACATCTGGGTCACTGATTAAAGACTCTAGCTCTAAATATTTATCCTCAACAGCCTGCAATTTATCTATCACATATATCTCCCCTTATCTTTTATTTCTATAAAAAAGGATTGATTTTTTCAAAACCAATCCAACTAAATAATTATATCATATGTTCAACTTTTTTTTAATTAAAACGATAACTTAAATAGTAGCATTTACTTTTAATTCACTTGTTACCGTTGTATTCATTTCTGATTTCGTTTCAGTTTCTTTTACGCTTTCCATTTCAATAGCTGCTTCAAGAGATTTTACCGCAACTTCAATCATGGAATCATCAGGTTCTCTAGTAGTCAAATACTGCAACCATAAACCTGGAAGTGAAAAGATATGCACGATTTTATTTTTAGAACGACCAGCAAAACGAATTATTTCATAGGAAATTCCCGCTACAACTGGCAATAATATCACACGGGATAAAATACGTTCCCAAAGTGAAGGCCAACCAAGAAAAGCAAATACAAAAATACTTACAAACATTACTATGAGTAAGAATGATGTACCGCAACGTGGATGAAGTCTAGAAAATTTTTGTACATTTTCAGGAATTAATTCTACGCCAGCTTCATAAGCATGAATGGTTTTATGTTCTGCTCCATGGTATTGAAATACTCTTTGTATATCTTTAACTCGCGAAATGGAATATATATATACAAAAAATACAGCCATGCGCACAAAGCCTTCCCATAAATTCATGATAACATGGTCATTTGTAGGAATTAAATTAACAGAAGCTGTCGGTATTATGATAAATAACACAACTGCTGCTAACAATGAAAATGTCATGGTTATTGCTATATCTTTATTAGTAAGCTTATCCGCTTCCTCTTCTCCAGCCATTTGTGCTGAATAAGTGAGAGATTTAAGCCCCATCACAAGTGATTCACCTAAGGATAAAACGCCACGGAAAAATGGCTTTTTAAAAATAGTATATTTATCAGCTAATGAATTTACAGGTTTTACATCTACAGTGATTTTTCCCGAAGGTTCGCGAACTGCTGTCGCCACTTTTTTAGGGCCACGCATCATTACGCCTTCAATAACGGCTTGACCGCCTACCATTAATTTTTCAGACATAAAAAGCACCTGCCTTGTTTATTTCTCTATAATCAAAATCTATTTAAATATAAATGAAGCAGAGCATCTCTGCTCTGCCATTTATTGGTATATTATTTTTTGCCATAACGTTTGTTGAATTTTTCAATACGGCCACCAGCTGCCATGTCGCGTTGACGACCAGTGAAGAATGGATGACATTTGGAGCAAACGTCTACACGTAATTCACTTTTTACAGAGCCAGTTTTAAAAGTATTGCCGCAACCACAGATAACTGTAGCTTCTTTATAATCAGGATGGATTCCTTGTTTCATTCTATCGCACCTCTTTCTCTGACATTTACTGATTGATTATATCACACAGCCAGCATTCTTGCAAGATATATCAATCTAAAAATCTTTTAATAGCAAAGAAAAATAGACATTGCAGTCTTTTCTTATTGATAATATTGTAGGAAAAATCTATAATATACATATTGTGCAACAAAAAATTCGATTAATTATCTTGAATTTTCAACTTTACTATTGAAGGGATAGGATTAGATGAAGAAAAATTCGCAAGAAGTAAAGCATAATTGCAGTTTTTGCAATCGCACTATAACTATACATTCACAATACGATATGCCAATTTATGACCCACAGACGGGTTTTGCTATCTGCAAAAATTGTATCAAAGACATTTATAATTTTATTGCTGAACATGATAAACGTGAAGAAAAAGCTGTAAATCGCAAATTTGCTGAAAGCTTAGATGATATTCTCGCTAAAAATAAACCACACGTTATCAAAGAATATTTAGACCAATACATCATCAATCAAGATTATGCCAAAAAAATTCTTTCTGTCGCTGTTTATAACCATTATAAACGCATGAAATACGGCTATACACATGACCCCAAAGACATGAATATCGAAAAATCAAATGTAATCATGCTCGGTCCATCTGGTTGCGGTAAGACGGCTATGCTCCAGCATTTAGCAAAACTCTTAGACATTCCAATGGCTGTAACAGATGCTTCTAGCCTCACTGAAGCTGGCTTTGTCGGCTCTGACGTTGAAGTTGCTGTACGAAATCTCTATTATGCCGCTGATAAAAATATCGAACGCACTGAACACGGCATAATCTATCTTGATGAATTCGATAAAATCGCCCGTAAATCCGGTGCTAATAATTCCATAACAGCTGACCCAGGTCATGAAGGTGTACAGCAAGGTCTTTTAAAAATGATTGAAGGTGGCGTCGTTGAATTTACAGCACAAGGACAACGCAAACACCCTGAAGCTCCTACAATCAAAGTAAATACGACTAATATCTTATTCATCGTTGGCGGTGCATTCGTCGGCATTGAAGATATCATTGCTAAACGTTTAAAAACAGACGCTACTTCCATTGGTTTCGGCGCTGAAGTACAAAATAAAAACGATAAACCAAAATACAATAGCTTAATTCACAAAGTTCGTCCAGAAGATTTAATCCAATTCGGCATAATTCCAGAAATCATCGGTCGTTTGCCTGTAATCTGTACATTAGAAGAACTCAGCGAAGACGATTTACTGAAAATCTTAACAGAACCAAAAAATGCTCCAGTAAAACAGTATCAAGAACTTTTATCCATGGATAATGTAAAACTAGAATTTGAAAAAGATGCCCTTTATGCTGTTGCACATAAAGCCATTGAACGAAAAACAGGTGCAAGAAGCTTACGCGGTATCTTAGAAGATGTTATGCTCGATATCATGTATGAAATTCCACAATCAAACGAACCACGTCGCGTCATCATCACTAAAGATTGCATCGAAAATCATACAAAACCAGAAATTTTACCGCTTGAAACAAGCAAAACAAATAAAACAACTGAAAATAATTAAATATCTTTGCATAAAAAATGTTGAGGCTAATGAATTCACCTCAACATTTTTATTTTATATCGCAAAAAGCTGTTACACAAACATTGAACTGCACCCCAAAAGTTGGACAAAAAAAACAACTTTTGGAGGTGCAGTTTTTTTATGACTAAATACTCAAATGAATTTAAAGTTAAAGCAATTAAAATGGTTTTAAAAGGAGATTCTATTTATCATGTAGCTAAAATTCTAAACATGCCAAATACAGCTCCTCTTCGCAGATGGATATTTCATTATGAAAATGGTGGCATTTCACAACTTCTTCATAAAAATCGTAAATATACTCCTATCTTTAAACAAAAAGTTATTGAATATAAATGGCTACATCATTTATCATTAAATCAAACAGCAGCCAAATTTTCCATTCCTAATACTGGTACAATTTCTACATGGGAAAAATTGTATAGCTCTTATGGATTTTCTGGCTTAGTTTCTAAGAAACGAGGTAGACCATCTATGAAAAAATCTAAATCTAAAAATAAGGTTAACAAACCTAAAAAAGAACTTTCTTATGTTGAACAATTGGAACAAGAAAATTATCAATTAAGGATGGAAAATGACTTATTAAAAAAGTGGCATGCCTTAATGAAGCAATGGGAAAAGGAAGGAAGACACTAGTTTTAGTAATTGCTAAATTAAGGAAAAAATATACTCTAAAAACCCTATTAAACTATACAAAATTAGCTAAAAGCACATATTATGATGCATTAAAAAAATTATCAAAAGAAGACAAATATAAAGGATTAAAAACATTAATTCATAATATTTGTAATAAAAATCATGGAAGATATGGATATAGAAGAGTAACTTTGCAGCTGCATAAACAAGGAATAAAAGTCAATCATAAAGTAGTTATGAGATTGATGAAAGAAGAAAATTTAACATGCAAGATAAGAGCAAAGAAATATAAATCGTATAGAGGGCAAGAAGGGAAAATAGCTAAAAATATATTAAATAGAAATTTCAAAGCATCAAAACCAAACGAAAAATGGGCAACAGATGTAACAGAATTTGCATTATGTAATGAAAAAATATATTTATCACCAATAATAGATTTATATAACGGAGAAATAATAAGTTATAAAATATCGAAAAGACCAATACTAAAGCAAGTATTAGATATGGTAGAAGATGCAACAAGAAAGATAAAAGAAACAAAAGGAATAATTCTACATTCAGACCAAGGATGGCAGTATCAGAATAGAAGATATCAGGAGTTATTAAAAGAAAAAGGCATTATTCAAAGCATGAGCCGAAAAGGAAATTGCTTAGATAATGCCGTAATAGAAAATTTCTTTGGTTTGCTAAAAAGCGAATTGTTCTATTTAAAAAAATTTAAATCCGTTGAAGATTTTATAAAAGAGTTAAAATCTTATATAAAATATTATAATACAAAACGGATAAAGATAAAACTAAAAGGACTTAGTCCCGTAGAATACAGAACTAAGTCTCAATTAGTAGCTTAATTAATATGTCCAATATTTTGGGTGCATATCACATTTCATGTAACAGCTTTTATCTTTTTTATCTTATTTTTTCAATACAGAACCATCATAATATAATGTAGCAAAATAATCTTCAATAGTTTCTGCACGGCGAATGAGTTCTACTGTACCATCTTCACGCAATAAGAGTTCTGCACTGCGCAATTTACCATTGTAATTGAAGCCCATTGCATGACCATGAGCACCAGTATCAAAAATTACGATGCGGTCACCGATATCAATTTTTGGCATTTTGCGGTCAATAGCAAATTTATCGTTATTTTCGCAAAGAGAACCAGTAATATCATATACATGGTCACATGGTGCATTTTCTTTGCCCATGATTATCATATGATGATAAGAACCATACATTGCAGGGCGCATTAAATTTGCCATGCAAGCATCAAGTCCGATGTAATCTTTATAAGTTTTCTTTTCATGCAATACAGTTGATACTAAATAGCCGTAAGGACCTGTAATAGCACGACCAGATTCATAAGCTATAGCTGTATTAGTAAGTCCTGCTGGTACGAGGATTTCATCATACAATTTATGTACACCTTCGCCAAGCG
The window above is part of the Megamonas hypermegale genome. Proteins encoded here:
- the upp gene encoding uracil phosphoribosyltransferase, yielding MSDLKVNIINHPLIQHKLTLMRRKETGSKDFRQLLDEISMLMAYEVTRDFPTKDIEIETPIAKCNAKVLAGKKVAIVPILRAGLGMVNGIINLIPAAKIGHIGMYRDEKTLEPVEYFYKMPKDISERLLLVVDPMLATGGSAVAAVDMLKKRGAKSLIFMCLISAPEGIKLFNEKHPDVPIYTACVDDHLNEHGYIVPGIGDAGDRIFGTI
- a CDS encoding IS3 family transposase gives rise to the protein MGKGRKTLVLVIAKLRKKYTLKTLLNYTKLAKSTYYDALKKLSKEDKYKGLKTLIHNICNKNHGRYGYRRVTLQLHKQGIKVNHKVVMRLMKEENLTCKIRAKKYKSYRGQEGKIAKNILNRNFKASKPNEKWATDVTEFALCNEKIYLSPIIDLYNGEIISYKISKRPILKQVLDMVEDATRKIKETKGIILHSDQGWQYQNRRYQELLKEKGIIQSMSRKGNCLDNAVIENFFGLLKSELFYLKKFKSVEDFIKELKSYIKYYNTKRIKIKLKGLSPVEYRTKSQLVA
- the rpmE gene encoding 50S ribosomal protein L31; this encodes MKQGIHPDYKEATVICGCGNTFKTGSVKSELRVDVCSKCHPFFTGRQRDMAAGGRIEKFNKRYGKK
- the rpiB gene encoding ribose 5-phosphate isomerase B, translated to MKLVIGSDHGAVELKEEIKDLLKAEFPDVEVEDMGTFGKESVDYPDIAEKVCTPVAKGEADRGIVLCGTGIGISIAANKVKGIRAALCHETYTAKMSRQHNNANILAMGGRTTGPEIAKEIVRTWMTTEFEGGRHERRVNKIMALEQK
- the glyA gene encoding serine hydroxymethyltransferase, which translates into the protein MNLLENLANVDPEIKTAIDNELSRQRNKLEMIASENIVSKAVMEAQGSVLTNKYAEGYPGKRYYGGCEYVDVVEQLAIDRAKKLFGAEYANVQPHSGAQANTAVYFALLKPGDTILGMNLTDGGHLTHGSPVNISGKYFKIVPYGVNKETERIDYDEMERLAKEHKPKLIVGGASAYSRIIDFERMAQIAKSVGAYLMVDMAHIAGLVAAGLHPSPVPYADVVTTTTHKTLRGPRGGLILCRDAEFGKQFNKAIFPGIQGGPLMHVIAAKAVAFKEALSDEFKAYQKQVIKNAAVLAEELTKDGFRIVSGGTDNHLMLVDLRSKNITGKEAQFLLDDIGITANRNTIPFEPLSPFVTSGIRLGTPALTTRGLKEDDIRQVADIIARVIENRDDAAVIEQAKAEVQDICKKFPLY
- a CDS encoding DUF1385 domain-containing protein — encoded protein: MSEKLMVGGQAVIEGVMMRGPKKVATAVREPSGKITVDVKPVNSLADKYTIFKKPFFRGVLSLGESLVMGLKSLTYSAQMAGEEEADKLTNKDIAITMTFSLLAAVVLFIIIPTASVNLIPTNDHVIMNLWEGFVRMAVFFVYIYSISRVKDIQRVFQYHGAEHKTIHAYEAGVELIPENVQKFSRLHPRCGTSFLLIVMFVSIFVFAFLGWPSLWERILSRVILLPVVAGISYEIIRFAGRSKNKIVHIFSLPGLWLQYLTTREPDDSMIEVAVKSLEAAIEMESVKETETKSEMNTTVTSELKVNATI
- the prmC gene encoding peptide chain release factor N(5)-glutamine methyltransferase translates to MEKKDVWTINSLLNWTVNYFKSKNIQSARLDAEVLLSHVLRQERIYLYVHFDEPMEQNELSKFREYVKKRAQHVPIAYIIGEREFMGLPFKVTKDTLIPRPDTEILVENVLNNVDKDKEIEIVDIGTGSGAIILSLLVNLPKAQGKTVDISSKAIEVAKENAVNLQVNDRCEFFVGDLFAPLNDNKFDVIVSNPPYIPQKDIATLEDDVKEYEPVSALTDGGDGLSYYRRLLSEGKAYIKENGFIALEIGIYQSEDVKQIAMDNGWKNIKIIKDYAGIDRVVLAWNVN
- the prfA gene encoding peptide chain release factor 1; this translates as MIDKLQAVEDKYLELESLISDPDVIADMKKWQKYNQEHAALTEIVDKFREYKKLCATIDEDKAMFDEDIDSDMRHMLEEEVKELSTRKDELENEFPILLLPKDPNDSKNVIMEIRGGVGGEEAALFAGDLFRMYSRYAEMQGWKVEILDSNPTGLGGFKEISFCINGYGAYSKLKYESGTHRVQRVPQTESSGRVHTSAVTVAVLPEVEEVEVDIKPNDLRIDTYCASGAGGQYVNRTETAVRITHIPTGIVVQCQDEKSQLKNKEKAMRVLRAKVQEQAQQAQDNEIAADRKNQVGSGDRSERIRTYNFPQGRVTDHRIGLTLHKLDFVLNGEIDEIINALITADQTERLKQVK
- a CDS encoding L-threonylcarbamoyladenylate synthase, producing the protein MECELVKINSIKDEALTKAAEFIKNGGLVAFPTETVYGLGGDGLNSEAASKIYKAKGRPSDNPLILHINDQKMLHKIVNDVNSMAKKIMTAFCPGPITLILPKSDIVPSSVTGGLNTVAVRMPDNDIARELIRLSNTPIAAPSANISGRPSPTTAQAVYNDLHDRIDMILDGGACHFGVESTIVDCTEDVPIILRPGAITKEMLEELFPVVKIDRAIVGENVVPKAPGMKYKHYAPKANMILFEGSSAKMADAIANKIADYEREGKKVGLVVSSEVAEKLQHENTAIYGNQEDLLTIASEIYECLRFFDDKDVDIILAEGTTDKGIGLAIMNRLHKASGFNSIFID
- the clpX gene encoding ATP-dependent Clp protease ATP-binding subunit ClpX: MKKNSQEVKHNCSFCNRTITIHSQYDMPIYDPQTGFAICKNCIKDIYNFIAEHDKREEKAVNRKFAESLDDILAKNKPHVIKEYLDQYIINQDYAKKILSVAVYNHYKRMKYGYTHDPKDMNIEKSNVIMLGPSGCGKTAMLQHLAKLLDIPMAVTDASSLTEAGFVGSDVEVAVRNLYYAADKNIERTEHGIIYLDEFDKIARKSGANNSITADPGHEGVQQGLLKMIEGGVVEFTAQGQRKHPEAPTIKVNTTNILFIVGGAFVGIEDIIAKRLKTDATSIGFGAEVQNKNDKPKYNSLIHKVRPEDLIQFGIIPEIIGRLPVICTLEELSEDDLLKILTEPKNAPVKQYQELLSMDNVKLEFEKDALYAVAHKAIERKTGARSLRGILEDVMLDIMYEIPQSNEPRRVIITKDCIENHTKPEILPLETSKTNKTTENN
- a CDS encoding helix-turn-helix domain-containing protein produces the protein MTKYSNEFKVKAIKMVLKGDSIYHVAKILNMPNTAPLRRWIFHYENGGISQLLHKNRKYTPIFKQKVIEYKWLHHLSLNQTAAKFSIPNTGTISTWEKLYSSYGFSGLVSKKRGRPSMKKSKSKNKVNKPKKELSYVEQLEQENYQLRMENDLLKKWHALMKQWEKEGRH